TGCCGCAGAGTTCAGGCGCGCGCGATGCCTACCGTGAATTCGCCGTCGATCGCGCCGCCGGGTTCCGCGGGTTGGCTCACGCGCACCGTGCTGGGCCGGCTGCCGGCGATCGGATCCCGTGTGGTCGGCCGTGTCGGCACGCCGTGTGCGCGGTAGGCAGGGTGGCTGCCGAGCACCTGGCGGCTGAGCGCATCGTCGAAGTACAGCTGGCTGGTCAGGATTTCCGACTGCGCCAGCAGCACCTTGTAATGGATATGGATGGCGCGCGCCGGATACCAGCCGGGATAGATGGTGGTGAACGTCGCGACGCCGTCGGCCCCGGTGGCCTGCACGCCGCGCAGGTAGCGCGCTTGCCGGTTGGCGGCGCTTTCGCCGCTGTAGCTGCCTTCGGCGTCGCAGTGCCAGACGCTGACCAGCGCGCCCTGGACGGGCGCACAGTTGTGTTGCGCCTCGACCACGCGCAGGCGCAGCCGCAGCGGCTGGCCGGGGCGGCCGTCGCGGATGTCGGCGCGCACCAGCGCGTCGTCCAGGTAGAAGGGCCCTTCGGTGGCCTCAGGGGTGAGCAGGCAGGCCGCCGGCGCCTGCGCTTGCGCGGTGCCGATGCCGGCGAGCGCAAACAGGCCGCCCAGTTCTTGCAGGAAGCGGCGGCGTGCGGCGTCGGGATGGGCTGTCCCGACAAAGCCGGCTGCAGGGCGCACGTCCATGTGGGTCTCCGAGGGATGCGGGGTGCGCGCTGCTGCGCGAGTCGCGGGTCAGCCGGTTGGGTAATGGGCGGGACGCTTCAGCGTCCCATCGCTTTCAGCATGGAGTAGCCATGGCTGGTGATGCGGGGTTCCTGCCGGCAACCGTGCAGGACTTCAAGCTGGACCAGTTGTTTTTCGACCAGGGCCTTCAGGTCGGTGGGATCGATCTGGCGGGAATCGCTCGAATCGAGGGAGTCGGGGCCATCGCTCAAGAGCAATAGCGTGGCAAGTTCATGCGGGCTCAGCACGTTCATCTCCTTGGCTAGAAGGGGGCGTTTGCTGGGAGTCTGCAGGGCGCACGCGGCGCCCGCGCGAAGAAGCGCACCGTGGAGACCAATGCACTTGCGGCGGCGCGTGCTGCGCTGCGGCACGAATGCTGCAGTGCGGTGCGCGTTCGCATGCCCGGTCTCAGGCGGCTAGCTTCTTTGACGGCACCGCTGGCGCGCGGTTCCTTGCCAGGCTCTCGCCGTTACAAGTTGCCCCGCTGCGTGGCGGTGTCGGAGCCATTATCAGCCA
This genomic window from Cupriavidus sp. P-10 contains:
- a CDS encoding intradiol ring-cleavage dioxygenase, which codes for MDVRPAAGFVGTAHPDAARRRFLQELGGLFALAGIGTAQAQAPAACLLTPEATEGPFYLDDALVRADIRDGRPGQPLRLRLRVVEAQHNCAPVQGALVSVWHCDAEGSYSGESAANRQARYLRGVQATGADGVATFTTIYPGWYPARAIHIHYKVLLAQSEILTSQLYFDDALSRQVLGSHPAYRAHGVPTRPTTRDPIAGSRPSTVRVSQPAEPGGAIDGEFTVGIARA